A DNA window from Vicinamibacterales bacterium contains the following coding sequences:
- a CDS encoding alpha/beta hydrolase-fold protein, with protein MDARSLSPRRRVRTRVLGLVTMAAAATALVRAGAPQGPAPGAARGADAPLSFTVPSRVLGEARLVNVQIPAACAGRSPCPVLYMPDGGMHEDFPHVAAAVTALMTDHRIRPTILVGVPNTARRRDLTGPTTVDSDRAIAPVVGGSAAFRRFLRDELIPEVTRRFHPADERAIVGESLAGLFVIETFLVEPALFTHYVALDPSLWWNGGALVASAGDQLGALHATPRSIFFASADTPEMVAACERLAATLRTRAPGSLRWHYQPRPDLTHATIFRGIEATALAFALR; from the coding sequence GTGGACGCCCGTTCCCTCTCACCTCGACGCCGCGTTCGCACGCGCGTCCTCGGACTGGTGACGATGGCAGCGGCCGCCACCGCGCTCGTCCGGGCGGGCGCCCCCCAGGGGCCGGCACCCGGCGCGGCGCGCGGAGCCGACGCACCGCTCAGCTTCACGGTGCCGTCCCGGGTCCTTGGCGAGGCCCGTCTCGTCAACGTGCAGATTCCGGCCGCCTGTGCGGGCCGGTCGCCCTGCCCCGTGCTCTACATGCCGGACGGCGGCATGCACGAGGACTTCCCCCACGTGGCCGCGGCGGTAACGGCGCTGATGACCGACCATCGCATCCGGCCCACGATCCTCGTCGGCGTCCCGAACACCGCGCGCCGTCGCGATCTCACCGGACCGACCACCGTCGACAGCGACCGCGCGATCGCGCCGGTGGTCGGTGGCTCGGCGGCCTTCCGCCGCTTCCTGCGCGACGAGCTCATCCCCGAAGTGACGCGCCGCTTCCATCCCGCCGACGAGCGGGCCATCGTGGGCGAGTCGCTGGCCGGCCTGTTCGTGATCGAGACCTTCCTTGTGGAGCCCGCGCTCTTCACCCACTACGTGGCGCTGGATCCCAGCCTGTGGTGGAACGGCGGCGCGCTCGTGGCATCGGCCGGCGACCAGCTCGGCGCCCTGCACGCCACGCCGCGGTCGATCTTCTTCGCCAGCGCCGACACCCCGGAGATGGTCGCGGCCTGCGAACGCCTGGCCGCCACCCTCCGAACGCGCGCGCCCGGCAGCCTGCGCTGGCACTACCAGCCGCGTCCCGACCTCACACACGCCACGATCTTCCGCGGGATCGAGGCCACGGCGCTGGCGTTCGCGCTGCGCTGA
- a CDS encoding PAN domain-containing protein: MLKLLQISAISLMAVAAVPSALHAQMLAAEVDWVLGTVRRPSNLRAGESIAVSSEVQAGDDGLIMLSQSWRVGGETCVSATVVAYGASYTVRDDSTPGRCVATTPRIPTPGRPSIGTLRVLRAKADEVSDSDFDRWTETNRQRAPRPMRPDHMEAVVHGLAFRGGDYDSAPTRTAAECSARCSADSVCVAATFIYSQNLCWLKNTVPPSVPHSDMASVVKRR; the protein is encoded by the coding sequence ATGCTGAAGCTGCTGCAGATCTCGGCGATATCCTTGATGGCCGTGGCGGCGGTCCCGTCTGCACTTCACGCGCAGATGCTTGCCGCGGAAGTCGACTGGGTGCTGGGCACGGTCAGAAGACCGTCGAACCTCAGGGCCGGCGAGTCGATTGCCGTGAGTTCCGAGGTGCAGGCCGGGGACGACGGCCTGATCATGCTCAGCCAGTCCTGGAGGGTCGGCGGCGAGACCTGTGTGTCGGCGACGGTCGTCGCTTATGGAGCGTCCTATACGGTCCGCGACGACTCGACGCCAGGGCGGTGTGTCGCGACAACCCCGCGGATTCCGACTCCGGGCAGACCCTCGATTGGGACGTTGCGAGTCCTACGGGCCAAAGCGGATGAGGTCTCGGACTCGGACTTCGATCGATGGACCGAGACGAACCGGCAACGGGCCCCCAGGCCGATGCGACCGGACCACATGGAGGCGGTCGTTCACGGGCTGGCGTTTCGAGGCGGCGACTATGACAGCGCGCCAACTCGGACGGCAGCGGAGTGCTCGGCGCGCTGCAGCGCCGATTCCGTGTGCGTGGCGGCGACGTTCATCTACAGCCAGAACCTGTGCTGGCTGAAGAACACCGTGCCACCGTCGGTGCCGCATTCCGACATGGCGTCCGTCGTCAAGCGCAGATAG
- a CDS encoding ADOP family duplicated permease, which yields MDVLRHDLHHALRHWMRRPVMPAAVVLTLAGGLGVALAVFTLAWSVVWRPLDVPEPSRLVWVESVSGADVGRVSPGALLTWQADARTVAALAAVRPVTAAVSDGDGAEHLPGALVSASMHDVLGVPVVRGRAIAPSDDVPGAPRVLLVSYDTWQTRYGAADDVIGRALVVDGRPATIVGVLPPVASTLVPDAAWWAPLALAPSDRENTGPRYLEAIGRLADAATASMAEREMAAIGERLDLRANDGSRLGVRVTPLDDALVRRYRAGVLLLLGGVVLLVLIACVNVASLLLTRAQDRQAELALRASLGASGWRIARQMITEAAVLAVISTAGGLLLSWWLVDASRAWLPADLPRLEDIRVDLATAAAGAASVVLVTLATGLLPALRAARVDLMSTLRVAAGGGVTAAGERLGRLFVAAQVALAVALACAGTLMTRTAIALDAAPRGYDARGVMTASLALPAASYRDPAAIAQAIDRVVAGVGALPGVTAAAVASRVPYAGGSAGSDVMLAGVPVLPGVDRQSRVRLVSPGYAGTMGVRLVDGRDIARGDTADGRPVVIVNEALAALLTPGASPVGRDVVFGAPVFNGPDGTRVWHVVGVAGDSRDQGPRGAAIPEVWLPITQTPGEVFFWISHELQLAVRATLPAAAVAPGIRQVVTGVDASLPLGAVLPLEVRIAGAFARETLLARVLAGVGGAGVLLALVGLVAIVHRQVRRRQRDIAIRLALGATATGVVGSLVGGGTRLAVAGALLGAALSVASGGLLASLLFGVAPGDPATLAGVSLGVVALAVIATWLPARSAAAVDPAEALRAS from the coding sequence ATGGACGTCCTGCGACACGATCTCCACCACGCCCTGCGCCACTGGATGCGACGCCCCGTGATGCCGGCCGCCGTGGTGCTCACGCTGGCGGGCGGACTTGGCGTGGCGCTGGCCGTCTTCACCCTGGCCTGGAGCGTCGTGTGGCGACCGTTGGACGTCCCCGAGCCGTCCCGCCTCGTGTGGGTCGAGTCGGTGTCCGGCGCCGACGTGGGGCGCGTTTCCCCCGGAGCCCTGCTCACATGGCAGGCCGACGCGCGCACCGTGGCGGCGCTCGCGGCCGTGCGGCCCGTCACGGCAGCGGTGTCGGATGGCGACGGCGCCGAGCACCTGCCCGGCGCCCTGGTGAGCGCGTCCATGCACGACGTGCTGGGCGTCCCCGTCGTCCGCGGCCGGGCGATCGCGCCGTCCGACGACGTCCCCGGCGCGCCGCGCGTGCTCCTCGTCTCGTACGACACCTGGCAGACCCGCTACGGCGCGGCCGACGACGTCATCGGCCGCGCGCTGGTCGTCGACGGGCGGCCGGCGACGATCGTCGGCGTGCTGCCTCCCGTGGCGTCCACGCTCGTGCCCGATGCCGCCTGGTGGGCACCGCTGGCCCTCGCGCCCTCCGATCGGGAGAACACGGGCCCGCGCTACCTCGAGGCCATCGGCCGGCTGGCCGACGCCGCGACGGCGTCGATGGCGGAACGCGAGATGGCGGCCATCGGCGAGCGGCTCGATCTGCGGGCCAACGACGGGTCGCGCCTCGGGGTCCGGGTGACGCCGCTCGACGACGCCCTCGTCCGTCGCTACCGCGCCGGCGTGCTGCTGCTGCTCGGCGGCGTCGTGCTGCTGGTGCTCATCGCCTGCGTGAACGTCGCCTCGCTGCTCCTGACGCGTGCGCAGGATCGGCAGGCCGAGCTCGCGCTGCGCGCGTCGCTCGGTGCCAGCGGCTGGCGCATCGCCCGCCAGATGATCACGGAAGCAGCGGTGCTGGCGGTGATCTCGACGGCCGGTGGACTGCTGCTCTCGTGGTGGCTGGTCGATGCGTCGCGGGCGTGGCTGCCGGCGGATCTGCCGCGGCTCGAGGACATCCGCGTCGATCTGGCCACGGCGGCGGCGGGGGCCGCGTCGGTGGTGCTCGTCACGCTGGCCACGGGCCTGCTGCCGGCGCTGCGGGCGGCGCGCGTGGATCTGATGTCGACGCTCCGCGTGGCGGCGGGCGGCGGCGTGACGGCCGCAGGCGAACGGCTCGGACGGCTCTTCGTGGCCGCCCAGGTGGCCCTGGCCGTCGCGCTCGCGTGCGCGGGCACCCTGATGACCCGGACCGCCATCGCCCTCGACGCGGCGCCGCGCGGCTACGACGCCCGCGGCGTGATGACGGCCAGCCTGGCGCTGCCCGCGGCCAGCTACCGCGACCCGGCCGCGATCGCGCAGGCGATCGATCGTGTCGTCGCCGGCGTCGGCGCGCTGCCCGGCGTCACCGCCGCGGCCGTGGCCTCGCGCGTGCCCTATGCCGGCGGCAGTGCCGGCTCGGACGTGATGCTGGCCGGCGTGCCGGTGCTTCCCGGCGTGGACCGCCAGTCCAGGGTGCGCCTGGTGAGCCCGGGCTACGCGGGCACGATGGGGGTCCGACTCGTCGACGGACGCGACATCGCGCGTGGCGACACCGCCGACGGCCGGCCGGTCGTGATCGTGAACGAGGCGCTCGCCGCCCTGCTCACGCCGGGGGCGTCGCCGGTCGGCCGCGACGTGGTCTTCGGCGCGCCCGTGTTCAACGGCCCCGACGGCACCCGCGTCTGGCACGTGGTCGGCGTCGCCGGCGACTCGCGCGACCAGGGTCCCCGGGGGGCTGCGATACCGGAGGTCTGGCTGCCCATCACCCAGACACCCGGCGAGGTGTTCTTCTGGATCAGCCACGAGTTGCAGCTCGCCGTGCGGGCCACCCTGCCCGCGGCGGCCGTCGCGCCGGGGATCCGGCAGGTCGTCACCGGCGTGGACGCGTCACTGCCGCTCGGCGCCGTGCTGCCGCTCGAGGTCCGCATCGCCGGTGCGTTCGCGCGCGAGACGCTGCTGGCGCGCGTGCTCGCCGGGGTCGGCGGTGCCGGCGTGCTGCTCGCCCTCGTGGGACTGGTCGCGATCGTGCACCGCCAGGTGCGCCGCCGTCAGCGCGACATCGCCATCCGCCTGGCGCTCGGCGCCACCGCCACGGGCGTGGTGGGGTCACTCGTCGGCGGCGGCACGCGACTGGCGGTCGCGGGTGCCCTGCTGGGCGCGGCGCTCAGCGTGGCGTCGGGCGGCCTGCTGGCATCGCTGCTCTTCGGCGTCGCGCCCGGCGACCCGGCGACGCTGGCGGGAGTGTCACTCGGCGTCGTGGCGCTCGCCGTCATCGCCACCTGGCTGCCGGCGCGCAGCGCCGCCGCCGTCGATCCGGCGGAAGCACTGCGCGCGTCATAG
- a CDS encoding DUF819 family protein, translating into MIAAPLSLAALIAALAALAFLLNRHVAACARLGASLLTLILGALVSNAGLVPATSPVYDTIAGPVTNLAIAWLLLSVNLADVKKAGPRMTAAFGLAVSGIALGAVVGAVLFGGALGDDAWVLAGVYTATYTGGSVNFVAVGRGLGLPDSLWAGVTAADALTSGIAMAATLALPLWIGRFYPPVPEEITALREPSAGDASQHPFFAPAALSALDLSVLLAVGLLLLTASDLTARLVPQVPAVLWLTTYALLLGHSPWFGRSEGALQLGTMVLHLFFVVIGIWSRVSEIATAGVMVFVYTLVVVGVHFLVVYGGGRLLKFDVGTLSVASQASVGGPSSALAIAAAREWPGLVLPGIVMGLVGYAMGTYLGFGVAYVVRSFTLG; encoded by the coding sequence GTGATTGCCGCGCCGCTCTCGCTTGCCGCGCTCATCGCCGCACTGGCCGCGCTGGCGTTCCTCCTGAACCGGCACGTGGCCGCCTGCGCGCGGCTGGGCGCGTCCCTGCTCACGTTGATTCTGGGGGCGCTGGTCTCGAATGCGGGACTGGTGCCGGCGACCTCACCCGTGTACGACACCATCGCCGGACCGGTGACGAACCTGGCCATCGCCTGGCTGTTGCTGTCGGTGAACCTCGCCGACGTGAAGAAGGCCGGCCCCCGGATGACGGCCGCGTTCGGGCTCGCGGTGTCCGGCATCGCGCTGGGCGCGGTGGTTGGGGCCGTGCTGTTCGGTGGGGCCCTCGGCGACGACGCCTGGGTCCTCGCGGGCGTGTACACGGCCACCTACACCGGCGGCTCGGTGAACTTCGTGGCCGTGGGACGCGGCCTGGGCCTGCCGGATTCGCTCTGGGCGGGCGTCACGGCGGCCGATGCGCTCACGTCCGGCATCGCCATGGCGGCCACGCTCGCGCTGCCGCTCTGGATCGGCCGCTTCTATCCGCCGGTCCCCGAGGAGATCACGGCGCTGCGCGAGCCGTCGGCCGGCGACGCCAGCCAGCACCCGTTCTTCGCCCCCGCGGCGCTCTCCGCGCTGGACCTGTCCGTGCTGCTCGCCGTGGGACTGCTGCTCCTGACGGCGTCCGACCTCACCGCGCGCCTCGTGCCGCAGGTGCCGGCCGTGCTGTGGCTGACGACCTACGCGCTGCTCCTCGGCCACAGTCCGTGGTTCGGCAGGAGCGAGGGCGCGCTGCAGCTGGGCACGATGGTGCTGCACCTGTTCTTCGTCGTGATCGGCATCTGGTCGCGCGTGTCGGAAATCGCCACGGCGGGCGTGATGGTGTTCGTCTACACGCTGGTCGTCGTGGGCGTTCACTTCCTGGTGGTGTACGGAGGCGGGCGCCTCCTGAAGTTCGACGTGGGGACGCTCTCGGTGGCGTCCCAGGCGTCGGTGGGCGGGCCGTCGAGCGCGCTGGCCATCGCCGCGGCCCGCGAGTGGCCGGGACTGGTGCTGCCCGGCATCGTCATGGGGCTGGTCGGCTATGCGATGGGGACGTACCTGGGCTTCGGCGTCGCCTACGTCGTCAGGAGCTTCACGCTCGGCTGA
- a CDS encoding toll/interleukin-1 receptor domain-containing protein, giving the protein MGTDTERAADVFVSYSREDLDFARRVQRECQAAGVQPWVDIDGLFAGERFWPEICRAIDSAAAFVFVITPESLQSEFCRRELDWAVMRQKRIVPVCRRHVDDAAVPPPLAERQWVFFRPQDDASHAQAQLLQAVRADWAWLREHARLTVRIEEWEAKSRDTSLLLRGRELRRAEEFLAGPPPPNSRVASGQREFVRLSRMAARKRRLILAGSSALAVMLIGAASWTAFVRQLDLNNADARTNASEERIAALARAERICAWLPVSLKACDEVTINLGVADLGGLRYEEGLQRLSSFIDGSAGPALDDDDLRLVAVAHQSRAYSLIMQAAAEAEPSVRRRQYEQAQADVDDATRLYDRVAPSPDDPPLTITQARIDIGRGEWLKALDDLDRAAMRSLDVTIPLLRSLAAHCLSKRPQQEHYRDDSRRWLQEYMNHLPDGVKDPHWIENREYYARMGAQC; this is encoded by the coding sequence GTGGGCACAGACACCGAACGCGCAGCGGACGTCTTCGTCTCGTACTCACGGGAAGACCTCGACTTCGCGCGGCGTGTTCAGCGCGAGTGCCAGGCCGCCGGCGTCCAACCGTGGGTGGATATCGACGGACTCTTCGCCGGGGAGCGGTTTTGGCCTGAGATCTGTCGGGCCATTGATTCAGCCGCAGCGTTCGTCTTCGTCATCACCCCCGAGAGTCTCCAATCCGAGTTCTGCCGGCGCGAGCTCGATTGGGCCGTCATGCGCCAGAAGCGAATCGTCCCGGTGTGCCGCCGGCACGTCGACGATGCGGCCGTTCCGCCTCCGCTTGCCGAACGCCAATGGGTGTTCTTCCGCCCGCAGGACGACGCGTCGCATGCCCAGGCGCAGCTCCTGCAAGCCGTGCGCGCCGACTGGGCGTGGCTCCGAGAACACGCGAGACTGACGGTGCGGATTGAGGAGTGGGAGGCCAAGAGCCGCGACACTTCGCTCTTGCTCCGCGGACGGGAACTTCGGCGCGCAGAGGAATTTCTCGCGGGCCCACCGCCTCCGAATAGCCGTGTTGCCTCCGGACAACGGGAGTTCGTACGCCTCAGCCGAATGGCCGCCAGGAAGCGGAGGCTGATACTGGCAGGCTCGTCGGCGCTTGCGGTGATGCTGATTGGTGCGGCATCGTGGACCGCGTTCGTGCGCCAGCTCGATCTCAACAACGCCGACGCTCGGACCAATGCCAGTGAGGAACGAATTGCAGCCCTCGCCCGCGCCGAGCGCATCTGTGCCTGGCTGCCCGTCTCGCTCAAGGCCTGCGACGAAGTGACAATCAACCTCGGGGTCGCGGATCTCGGTGGTCTGCGGTACGAAGAGGGGCTGCAGCGCCTGTCGTCCTTCATCGATGGCAGCGCGGGGCCAGCACTGGACGACGACGACCTGCGACTGGTGGCAGTCGCGCATCAGAGCCGGGCGTACAGCCTGATCATGCAGGCGGCGGCCGAGGCGGAGCCATCAGTGCGACGGCGACAGTACGAACAGGCACAAGCGGATGTTGACGACGCGACGCGCCTCTATGATCGTGTGGCACCGAGTCCGGACGATCCGCCATTGACGATCACGCAAGCACGAATCGATATCGGCCGCGGCGAATGGCTCAAGGCCCTCGACGACCTTGACCGCGCGGCGATGCGAAGCCTGGACGTCACGATTCCGCTGCTACGGTCGCTGGCTGCGCACTGCCTGAGCAAGCGGCCCCAGCAAGAGCACTATCGTGACGACAGCCGCCGCTGGCTCCAGGAGTACATGAATCACCTGCCCGACGGCGTGAAGGATCCGCACTGGATCGAAAACCGCGAGTACTACGCAAGGATGGGTGCCCAATGCTGA
- a CDS encoding serine/threonine-protein kinase yields the protein MSTSRFDRIKALVLECRDLGPAERRTLLDRECAGDPGLRADVESLLAHDSATPNILATGRLQEEVAGAGLDDLAEDSHPSAIGPYRVVRVLGKGGMGIVYQAEQTVPIRRDVAVKLIKRGMDTDRVVARFEAERQTLALMDHPHIAKVLDAGADDRGRPYFVMELVAGTNLTAFADSERLSNAERLDLFLEICGAVQHAHQRGIMHRDLKPSNILVATVDGRPRVKIIDFGIAKAVEENDAGSMMTRAGQLVGTPDFMSPEQAGLTGLPVDTRTDVYSLGVILYELLTGHRPFRLDGLSTMEILRVLTEVDPAKPSTVVTRLPMEADRPADDEPVTPEAVSQARRSTTARLRRELSGDLDNIVLMAMQKEPDRRYPSVDALAEDIERYRKGLPVRARGDTWTYRTGKFVRRNRVAVGVAALILAVVVSFGISTAVQSARVARERDRAVAAEETATKEAATSRRVSDFMVSIFEVADPSEARGNTVTAREVLDRGAARIKSDLQNEPEARATLLDAIGRVYQSLGLFKDAETQLAEALALRRQIYGEEHVKVAESLNNLAFVLQDLGRYEEARPLFEKALDQRTRLLGPDHEETSTSLYNLASLVQRLGDYAAAEEGFRKVLELDKRAVGEVHPFIALDLNNLASVVARRGDLARAETLYRESMELNRKTVGEDHPEFATSLANLGQLLQQKGDHEGAVAMTRQALELRIKIYGETHPHVAIAMNNLGVQLASLGRLKEAEDTLRRSLAMKIETEGPRHPSAALNMAGLGSVLAREGKLAEAEEQFRKAVAINREALRPDHPDVARALMGLGQLLVQRKKFAEAETTLQRAVEIWEKSLPDDRAGIDKVRKALEECRTAARS from the coding sequence GTGAGCACGAGTCGATTCGACCGCATCAAGGCGCTGGTGCTCGAATGCCGCGATCTGGGCCCGGCCGAGCGGCGCACGCTCCTCGATCGGGAGTGCGCGGGTGATCCCGGCCTGCGCGCCGACGTGGAGTCGCTGCTGGCCCACGACAGCGCCACCCCCAACATCCTGGCGACGGGACGGCTTCAGGAGGAAGTGGCCGGCGCGGGTCTGGACGATCTGGCGGAGGACTCGCACCCGTCGGCGATCGGCCCATACCGCGTCGTACGCGTGCTGGGCAAAGGGGGAATGGGGATCGTCTATCAGGCCGAGCAGACCGTGCCGATCCGGCGCGACGTGGCCGTCAAGCTGATCAAGCGGGGCATGGACACCGACCGGGTGGTCGCGCGGTTCGAGGCCGAGCGCCAGACCCTGGCCCTCATGGACCACCCGCACATCGCGAAGGTGCTGGACGCGGGGGCCGACGACCGCGGGCGCCCCTACTTCGTGATGGAGCTGGTGGCCGGCACCAACCTCACCGCGTTCGCCGACAGCGAGCGCCTGTCCAACGCCGAGCGCCTGGATCTCTTCCTGGAGATCTGCGGCGCGGTCCAGCACGCCCACCAGCGCGGGATCATGCATCGCGATCTCAAGCCGTCCAACATCCTCGTGGCCACGGTGGACGGCCGGCCCCGCGTGAAGATCATCGACTTCGGGATCGCCAAGGCCGTGGAGGAGAACGACGCGGGATCCATGATGACCCGGGCGGGACAGCTGGTGGGCACGCCCGACTTCATGAGCCCGGAACAGGCGGGATTGACCGGCCTGCCCGTGGACACCCGCACGGACGTCTACTCCCTGGGCGTCATTCTCTACGAACTGCTCACGGGCCACCGGCCCTTCCGGCTCGACGGGCTCTCCACGATGGAGATCCTGCGTGTCCTCACCGAGGTCGACCCGGCGAAGCCGAGCACCGTGGTGACCCGGCTTCCCATGGAGGCCGATCGACCGGCGGATGACGAGCCCGTGACGCCGGAGGCCGTGAGCCAGGCGCGGCGGAGCACCACCGCCCGTCTCCGCCGTGAGCTGTCGGGCGACCTCGACAACATCGTACTCATGGCCATGCAGAAGGAGCCGGACCGGCGCTACCCGTCGGTGGATGCCCTGGCCGAGGACATCGAGCGCTACCGGAAGGGGCTCCCCGTCCGGGCCCGGGGCGACACCTGGACCTATCGCACGGGGAAGTTCGTCCGGCGGAATCGGGTCGCGGTGGGCGTCGCGGCGCTGATCCTGGCCGTGGTGGTCAGCTTCGGGATCTCGACCGCGGTCCAGTCGGCACGGGTGGCCCGGGAGCGGGACCGCGCCGTGGCCGCGGAAGAGACCGCCACCAAGGAAGCGGCGACGTCCCGGCGGGTGTCGGATTTCATGGTGAGCATCTTCGAGGTCGCCGATCCATCGGAGGCCCGGGGTAACACCGTCACGGCCCGGGAGGTCCTCGACCGTGGCGCCGCCCGGATCAAGAGCGACCTGCAGAACGAACCAGAGGCGCGGGCCACCCTGCTGGATGCCATCGGGCGCGTGTACCAGAGCCTGGGACTCTTCAAGGACGCCGAGACCCAGCTCGCGGAAGCCCTGGCCCTGCGCCGCCAGATCTACGGCGAGGAGCACGTGAAGGTGGCCGAGAGCCTCAACAACCTCGCTTTCGTGCTCCAGGACCTGGGACGCTACGAGGAGGCGCGCCCCCTGTTCGAGAAGGCACTGGATCAACGCACCCGGCTCCTGGGGCCCGATCACGAGGAGACCTCGACCAGCCTCTACAACCTGGCGTCCCTCGTACAGCGCCTGGGCGACTACGCCGCCGCCGAAGAAGGATTCCGGAAGGTGCTGGAGCTGGACAAGCGGGCCGTGGGGGAGGTGCATCCCTTCATCGCCCTCGATCTCAACAACCTGGCCTCGGTGGTCGCACGCCGCGGCGACCTCGCCCGGGCGGAGACCCTGTACCGGGAGAGCATGGAGCTCAATCGCAAGACGGTGGGCGAGGATCACCCCGAGTTCGCCACGAGCCTGGCCAATCTGGGGCAGCTCCTGCAGCAGAAGGGCGATCACGAAGGCGCGGTGGCCATGACGCGCCAGGCCCTCGAGTTGCGCATCAAGATCTACGGCGAGACGCATCCCCACGTGGCCATCGCCATGAACAACCTGGGCGTGCAGCTGGCGAGCCTCGGCCGCCTGAAGGAAGCAGAGGACACCCTCCGGCGTTCCCTGGCCATGAAGATCGAGACCGAGGGCCCGCGCCATCCGTCCGCCGCGCTCAACATGGCCGGCCTGGGCTCGGTGCTGGCGCGGGAAGGCAAGCTCGCCGAGGCCGAAGAACAGTTCCGGAAGGCCGTGGCGATCAACCGCGAGGCGTTGCGTCCCGATCACCCGGATGTCGCGCGGGCCCTCATGGGACTGGGACAACTGCTCGTGCAGCGGAAGAAGTTCGCCGAGGCCGAGACCACGCTCCAGCGGGCCGTGGAGATCTGGGAGAAGAGCCTTCCCGACGACCGGGCAGGCATCGACAAGGTACGAAAGGCCCTCGAGGAGTGCCGCACGGCGGCGCGGTCGTAA